One region of Metallosphaera sedula DSM 5348 genomic DNA includes:
- the hjc gene encoding Holliday junction resolvase Hjc, producing the protein MNQRKARGSNVERYILSLLRDRGFAVIRSPASGSKRKDPAPDIVALKMGVILLIEVKSRKREGHVYITREQADGIMEFSRRSGGELFLAVKNPKMLKFIRFQDLKRTDGGNYVATQEVIEKGIDIDGLSRYVESKFSKTLDTFL; encoded by the coding sequence GTGAACCAAAGGAAAGCTCGAGGTTCTAACGTAGAGAGATATATTCTATCCCTTCTGAGGGACAGGGGCTTCGCAGTTATAAGATCACCAGCAAGTGGAAGTAAGAGGAAGGATCCCGCCCCGGATATCGTGGCCTTGAAGATGGGGGTCATACTCCTGATTGAGGTAAAGAGCAGGAAAAGGGAGGGACATGTATACATTACAAGGGAACAAGCTGATGGGATTATGGAGTTCTCAAGAAGAAGTGGTGGAGAACTATTCCTTGCCGTGAAAAATCCTAAGATGCTCAAGTTTATCAGGTTTCAGGACCTCAAGAGGACTGACGGAGGTAACTACGTCGCAACTCAGGAGGTTATAGAAAAGGGAATAGATATAGATGGGCTTAGCAGATATGTGGAGTCCAAGTTCAGTAAAACACTTGATACTTTCCTTTAG
- the ilvC gene encoding ketol-acid reductoisomerase, translating to MSHIAKIYTDKDTTLDPMKGKKIAVLGYGSQGRAWALNLRDSGLQVTVGLEREGKSWEQAKADGFTPKKTEDAVKDADVVIFLVPDMAQRLVYRERVQPYLREGMDLVFAHGFNIHYRLIEPPSNVDVYMVAPKGPGPIVRDFYVKGGGVPVLVAVHQNHSGKALEKALAIAKALGGTRAGAIETTFKEETETDLIGEQTILVGGVMELMKAAFETLVEMGYQPEVAYFETINELKMIVDLIYDKGFMGMLRAVSDTAKYGGFTVGKQVINEETRRRLREAAEKVRSGKFAEEWIEEYGRGSPTLSKGLEEMDKSLEEQTGRRLKEIIERGRPKS from the coding sequence GTGAGTCATATAGCAAAGATCTACACGGATAAGGATACAACTCTAGATCCCATGAAGGGAAAGAAGATAGCCGTACTTGGTTACGGTAGTCAAGGTAGGGCCTGGGCTCTGAACCTCAGGGACTCCGGCCTTCAGGTAACTGTGGGTCTAGAAAGGGAAGGTAAAAGCTGGGAACAGGCTAAGGCTGATGGCTTTACGCCTAAGAAAACTGAGGATGCGGTCAAGGACGCTGACGTTGTCATATTCCTGGTTCCAGACATGGCCCAAAGGCTGGTTTACAGGGAAAGGGTTCAGCCCTACCTGAGGGAGGGGATGGACCTAGTTTTCGCCCACGGCTTCAATATCCACTATAGACTGATAGAGCCTCCCAGCAACGTTGACGTATACATGGTTGCACCAAAGGGGCCTGGTCCCATAGTGAGGGATTTCTACGTCAAGGGTGGTGGAGTGCCAGTTCTGGTTGCAGTTCACCAAAACCACTCAGGCAAGGCACTGGAGAAGGCATTGGCCATAGCCAAGGCCTTGGGAGGAACTAGGGCAGGAGCCATAGAGACCACTTTCAAGGAAGAGACGGAAACGGACCTAATTGGAGAGCAGACAATCTTAGTGGGAGGAGTAATGGAACTCATGAAGGCGGCCTTCGAAACGTTAGTGGAAATGGGCTATCAGCCGGAGGTTGCCTACTTCGAGACCATCAACGAACTCAAGATGATTGTTGACCTGATATATGACAAGGGCTTCATGGGAATGCTCAGGGCAGTTTCGGACACAGCGAAGTACGGCGGATTTACAGTGGGTAAACAGGTGATAAATGAGGAGACTAGGAGGAGACTTAGGGAGGCAGCTGAAAAGGTAAGGTCAGGAAAGTTCGCAGAGGAGTGGATTGAGGAGTACGGAAGAGGAAGTCCCACCCTGAGTAAAGGCCTTGAGGAAATGGATAAGAGCCTTGAGGAGCAAACCGGTAGAAGGCTCAAGGAGATCATAGAGAGAGGAAGGCCTAAATCCTAA
- a CDS encoding ACT domain-containing protein, whose protein sequence is MTQGRLLRVTGYYRDPGFLERVMGTLRKLWVDVEWINARRVNEEGLYEIYMEVKEGKNTNLAILNLSKMVDVEKVEVLEEGKVVSYSFNNKGEISDNPDEEKMIVYVPVYSKITGYSWGESYSKDLHG, encoded by the coding sequence GTGACCCAAGGAAGGCTACTTAGGGTAACGGGTTATTATAGGGACCCAGGATTCCTTGAGAGAGTGATGGGGACCCTCAGGAAGCTATGGGTAGACGTGGAATGGATAAATGCTAGGAGGGTTAATGAGGAGGGGCTATACGAGATCTACATGGAGGTAAAGGAAGGAAAGAACACTAACCTTGCGATTCTGAACCTCAGCAAGATGGTAGACGTGGAGAAAGTTGAGGTTCTTGAGGAGGGAAAGGTTGTTTCATACTCCTTTAACAACAAGGGTGAAATCAGTGATAATCCCGATGAGGAAAAGATGATAGTTTATGTACCAGTTTACTCTAAGATTACAGGCTATAGTTGGGGTGAGTCATATAGCAAAGATCTACACGGATAA
- a CDS encoding acetolactate synthase large subunit encodes MPSGARLVVDSLKREGVKVIFGIPGLTNMPIYDAFLEDLQNGELRHVLMRHEQAAVHAADGFARASGRPGVCTATSGPGATNLVTGMVTAYWDSSPVVALTGQVVRPVIGKMAFQEADTPGIFANAAKYVVQLKNIYEIPIWIKNAFYIASTGRPGPVVVDIPRDIQLEKIEDVKWPERPEVKGYRPFRTIIDPVKIKRAAEILVEAEKPIILAGTGAVWSNATPEILELSELLAIPMVSTLPGKSAIPHDHPLFLGAMGYYGRAEASMAALESDAMLVVGARLSDRTFTSYDEMIETRKKFIMINIDPTDSERAFKIDVPMYGDAKVLLREIIKAVRELGRKRDNSAWVKRVKELRDYYAQFYYHEEDGKLKPWKILKTIRNSIPRDSIVTTGVGQHQMWSEVFWEVLEPRTFLSSTGMGTMGFGLPAAMGAKMARPDKVVVDLDGDGSFLMTANNLATAVDEHIPIISVIFDNRTLGLVRQVQDLFQSRRVVGVDYGPSPDFVKFAEAFGALGFNATSYDEIERSIKTAIKENIPAVIRVPIDKEELALPTLPPGGKLKQVIVRDPRKAT; translated from the coding sequence ATGCCCTCAGGTGCTAGATTAGTAGTTGATTCTCTCAAAAGAGAGGGAGTCAAGGTAATTTTCGGAATACCTGGTCTAACCAATATGCCAATATATGACGCCTTTCTCGAGGACCTTCAGAATGGGGAGCTCAGGCACGTGTTAATGAGACACGAACAAGCTGCAGTTCACGCTGCGGACGGATTTGCTAGGGCCTCAGGAAGACCTGGAGTGTGCACAGCAACTTCAGGCCCTGGTGCCACAAATCTAGTAACGGGAATGGTTACAGCGTACTGGGATAGCTCTCCAGTAGTGGCTCTCACAGGTCAGGTGGTTAGACCAGTTATTGGAAAGATGGCCTTCCAGGAGGCAGACACTCCTGGGATTTTTGCCAACGCCGCCAAGTATGTGGTACAACTCAAGAATATCTACGAAATACCCATCTGGATCAAGAACGCCTTTTACATAGCTTCTACGGGAAGACCAGGTCCGGTAGTAGTAGATATTCCTAGGGACATTCAACTGGAAAAGATTGAGGACGTAAAGTGGCCAGAGAGGCCAGAGGTCAAGGGTTATAGACCTTTCAGAACAATAATAGATCCAGTAAAGATTAAAAGGGCAGCGGAGATTTTAGTGGAGGCCGAGAAGCCAATTATCCTAGCTGGAACTGGGGCAGTGTGGTCCAACGCTACTCCCGAGATCCTAGAACTTTCTGAGCTCTTGGCCATTCCCATGGTTTCAACACTACCAGGTAAGTCTGCAATTCCTCACGATCATCCTCTGTTCCTGGGGGCTATGGGATACTATGGAAGGGCAGAGGCCTCCATGGCTGCCCTCGAGTCCGATGCCATGCTAGTGGTGGGAGCTAGGTTAAGCGATAGAACGTTTACCTCTTACGATGAGATGATTGAGACAAGGAAGAAGTTCATCATGATTAACATAGATCCTACGGACTCGGAGAGAGCCTTCAAGATAGACGTTCCCATGTATGGGGACGCCAAGGTCCTCTTGAGGGAAATAATCAAGGCTGTGAGGGAATTGGGAAGAAAGAGGGACAACTCCGCATGGGTTAAGAGAGTCAAGGAATTGAGGGACTACTACGCCCAGTTCTACTATCACGAGGAGGACGGAAAGCTAAAACCCTGGAAGATCCTTAAGACCATAAGGAACTCAATTCCTAGGGATTCCATAGTGACCACGGGTGTGGGACAGCATCAGATGTGGTCAGAGGTTTTCTGGGAGGTCCTAGAGCCCAGGACCTTCCTTTCGTCCACAGGAATGGGGACGATGGGCTTTGGACTACCAGCAGCCATGGGTGCCAAGATGGCTAGGCCTGATAAGGTAGTCGTGGACCTTGACGGAGATGGATCCTTCCTCATGACTGCCAATAACCTCGCCACTGCTGTCGATGAACATATCCCCATCATATCAGTGATATTCGATAACAGAACCTTAGGCCTAGTCAGGCAGGTTCAAGATCTCTTCCAGAGCAGGAGGGTAGTGGGAGTGGATTACGGACCTTCCCCCGATTTCGTGAAGTTCGCTGAGGCCTTTGGAGCCCTAGGATTTAATGCCACAAGCTATGATGAAATAGAGAGATCCATTAAGACGGCCATAAAGGAGAATATCCCCGCGGTGATTAGGGTTCCAATAGATAAGGAAGAGTTGGCTTTGCCTACCCTACCTCCAGGAGGAAAACTTAAACAGGTGATAGTGCGTGACCCAAGGAAGGCTACTTAG
- a CDS encoding magnesium-dependent phosphatase-1, with amino-acid sequence MIKLVIFDADKTLWDHYNISEFEEPFHLPERDILRDSEGRTLKLFPNVRKTLEELKRKDVKIAMATWNFPHKTEKVLKALELDSYFDVVVSRDFPFKFIMIAEILRKFAESGIRFRPEEILFVDDRRAHFGNVWLYLGRIQCLEMWKDINDHLEIISKLENSQT; translated from the coding sequence ATGATAAAACTAGTGATATTTGATGCCGATAAAACCCTCTGGGATCACTACAATATCTCAGAGTTTGAGGAACCTTTTCATTTACCAGAGAGAGATATCCTAAGGGATAGCGAAGGAAGAACGCTCAAGCTTTTCCCCAATGTTAGGAAAACACTGGAAGAGTTGAAAAGAAAAGACGTTAAGATTGCTATGGCCACTTGGAACTTCCCCCATAAAACGGAAAAGGTATTGAAAGCTCTAGAACTCGACAGCTATTTCGACGTCGTAGTCTCCAGGGATTTTCCGTTCAAGTTCATAATGATCGCGGAAATCCTCAGGAAGTTTGCTGAGAGCGGTATTCGATTTAGACCCGAGGAGATTCTCTTTGTCGATGATAGGAGGGCACATTTCGGTAATGTGTGGCTTTACCTAGGGAGAATTCAATGCCTCGAAATGTGGAAAGACATAAACGATCACCTCGAGATAATCTCAAAATTGGAAAATAGTCAGACATGA
- a CDS encoding GTPase has product MLKLLKSVISKSDVVMEVLDSREPELTRSRRIEEMILRSGKELLLVINKADLVPLEILKGWKEYFEDRGLRSVFVSSREHQGTKILRNSVKELLGGREGVVGVVGYPKTGKSSVINALKGRHATSTSSVPMSTGFTKSLQLVRIDSRIYAIDSPGVIPPDGDPFERALRGSRPEDLEDPVKVAIKLIERITRFNPDSLTLAYKIEFSSPLDFLEKLALKRGWIYKTDREPNIDQASVQLIRDYHEGKITYYTKPPGLKHDKTSDI; this is encoded by the coding sequence ATGCTGAAGTTGCTAAAATCAGTGATATCCAAGTCAGACGTAGTCATGGAGGTTCTAGACTCGAGGGAGCCTGAGCTGACTAGGTCTAGGAGGATCGAGGAGATGATCCTTCGGTCGGGTAAGGAACTTCTCCTCGTCATCAATAAGGCCGACCTCGTTCCCCTGGAGATTCTCAAGGGGTGGAAGGAATACTTTGAGGATAGGGGTCTTCGCTCTGTGTTCGTATCCTCAAGGGAACACCAAGGGACCAAAATTCTAAGGAACTCAGTTAAGGAACTCCTCGGAGGTAGGGAGGGCGTAGTTGGCGTTGTGGGCTATCCCAAGACAGGGAAGTCATCCGTAATAAATGCACTCAAGGGTAGGCACGCCACCTCAACTTCCTCTGTCCCCATGTCTACTGGATTCACGAAATCCCTTCAGCTCGTGAGAATAGACTCAAGGATATACGCCATAGATTCCCCTGGCGTTATACCTCCAGATGGGGATCCCTTCGAGAGGGCTCTGCGCGGGAGCAGGCCTGAGGATCTGGAAGATCCCGTGAAGGTGGCAATTAAACTAATTGAGAGGATCACTAGATTTAACCCCGATTCCCTAACCCTTGCCTACAAGATAGAGTTCTCATCTCCCCTAGATTTCCTGGAGAAGCTAGCCCTAAAGAGGGGCTGGATATACAAGACGGATAGGGAACCCAACATAGATCAGGCTTCAGTTCAACTTATAAGGGACTACCATGAGGGTAAGATAACTTACTATACTAAACCTCCGGGTTTAAAACATGATAAAACTAGTGATATTTGA
- a CDS encoding UbiA family prenyltransferase, which produces MNPFLKLVRIHNVIGAGLGAFTGYVASSMWKIDPTELILAVLVVALVDAGGNAINDVYDVEIDRINKPDRPIPSGAVSLRTATSLSYGLMGVGVILSALQGYLQFLVALLTSVALIFYARDLKRTGIYGNLVVATATALSLFYGGLSYHEGDWLQRIWIPVLYTFLLTLSREIVKGIEDYRGDLANHVNTLATTRGIASAWRVARVALIITEVTSPLPLFLGYNILYGIVLVPFLYITTKAVLAETSEEGASKARSLLKGSAFLGMVAFALGSLPFQFLFHYLP; this is translated from the coding sequence TTGAACCCTTTCCTGAAGCTCGTAAGAATACACAACGTGATAGGCGCGGGACTAGGTGCCTTTACAGGTTACGTAGCTTCCTCCATGTGGAAGATAGACCCCACGGAGCTCATCCTTGCAGTTCTAGTGGTCGCATTGGTTGATGCTGGAGGTAATGCAATTAACGACGTTTATGACGTGGAGATAGACAGGATTAACAAGCCCGACAGGCCTATCCCCTCGGGGGCCGTATCGTTAAGGACTGCGACCTCCCTCTCTTACGGTTTAATGGGGGTGGGCGTAATCCTTTCTGCGTTACAGGGATACCTCCAATTTCTAGTTGCACTGCTCACCAGTGTGGCTCTGATTTTCTACGCTAGGGACTTGAAAAGGACTGGGATATACGGTAACCTGGTAGTTGCAACGGCAACGGCGCTCTCCTTGTTTTATGGAGGTCTATCCTATCACGAAGGAGACTGGCTTCAAAGAATCTGGATTCCTGTGCTTTACACCTTCCTTCTCACCCTGTCCAGGGAGATAGTTAAGGGTATTGAGGACTATCGAGGGGATCTGGCCAACCACGTTAATACTCTCGCCACGACCAGGGGGATAGCGAGTGCGTGGAGAGTAGCTAGGGTGGCCTTAATAATAACAGAGGTGACATCCCCTCTACCCCTGTTTCTAGGGTATAACATTCTCTACGGCATAGTCCTTGTGCCGTTCCTCTATATTACAACAAAGGCGGTTCTAGCGGAGACCTCGGAAGAAGGAGCGTCCAAGGCGAGATCCCTTCTCAAGGGATCAGCCTTCCTAGGAATGGTGGCCTTTGCACTAGGCAGTCTCCCTTTTCAATTCCTTTTCCACTATCTTCCTTAA
- a CDS encoding PolB1-binding protein PBP2 family protein, with the protein MSDSRELEIAKKYFQTNLSVGEIVAVRDLKGLGIREPERVIAELIRQGIIVRGEGCYNFRREKRKE; encoded by the coding sequence ATGTCGGATTCTAGGGAACTGGAGATTGCTAAGAAGTACTTCCAGACCAACCTCTCTGTGGGGGAAATAGTTGCAGTAAGGGACCTAAAGGGTCTAGGAATAAGGGAACCCGAAAGGGTTATAGCGGAGTTGATAAGACAGGGTATTATAGTTAGGGGAGAGGGATGCTATAACTTTCGAAGAGAGAAGAGGAAGGAATGA
- a CDS encoding NAD(P)/FAD-dependent oxidoreductase yields the protein MVGGGIAGLLLAHRLRDRDPKVFDRRRSPGKQCTGIVSRNTFEKLSVSKEFLDREFKEIRVVYNSVEIYIRGDFVRLGRERLERWLDSDLGVIRPVDAVIKGMDEVVVGSSVYRGKVYDASGWKGKANWVKAIEYVMEPINQEEIVVTLDPRNPAGFGWIVPLPDRTLVGALSRSDPRPFVPKLQRRVLSVHGGAIPRVKPTPTPIPAIGDRTGLIKTFTGGGIFGIAELLEDFSNFNRLRKEISRQYTITSLLEKTWRLGLTSLRFMNGKTLSVNQEFDFHSFLFSLRKL from the coding sequence ATAGTAGGAGGAGGTATAGCTGGACTCCTATTGGCCCACAGGTTAAGGGATAGGGATCCGAAAGTTTTTGATAGGAGAAGAAGCCCCGGAAAGCAGTGCACTGGAATAGTGAGCAGGAACACCTTCGAGAAGCTTTCTGTCTCCAAGGAATTTCTAGATAGGGAATTCAAGGAGATAAGGGTAGTTTACAACTCAGTGGAGATATATATAAGGGGAGATTTCGTCAGGCTTGGAAGGGAGAGGCTCGAGAGATGGCTGGACTCCGACCTTGGAGTGATAAGACCAGTTGACGCTGTGATAAAGGGAATGGATGAAGTTGTGGTAGGGAGTTCCGTGTACCGTGGAAAGGTATATGATGCGTCAGGATGGAAGGGAAAGGCAAATTGGGTTAAGGCCATAGAGTATGTAATGGAGCCAATCAACCAGGAGGAGATAGTAGTTACCCTGGATCCCAGGAATCCCGCAGGTTTCGGGTGGATAGTCCCTCTCCCCGATAGAACACTGGTGGGGGCACTATCTAGATCCGATCCCAGGCCCTTTGTCCCTAAGCTTCAGAGAAGGGTTCTAAGCGTGCATGGGGGTGCAATTCCCAGGGTTAAACCTACGCCCACACCCATACCTGCAATAGGGGATAGAACTGGCCTCATCAAAACCTTCACTGGAGGAGGAATCTTCGGAATAGCCGAGTTGCTGGAGGATTTCTCGAACTTTAATAGACTGAGAAAGGAGATAAGTAGGCAATACACAATTACTTCCCTTCTTGAGAAGACCTGGAGATTGGGGCTAACCTCCCTGAGGTTCATGAACGGGAAAACCCTGAGTGTGAACCAGGAATTTGACTTTCATTCCTTCCTCTTCTCTCTTCGAAAGTTATAG
- the speD gene encoding adenosylmethionine decarboxylase produces MMGVELRGTPRVVGKEVFGNLYDCDTEILKDSEKLKQIAVQATKEGNMTLLDVRAWKIGEGVSVVAIVLESHVTIHTWPEHNFATVDVYSCGSHTDPRKAFNYIVTELKAKRFNVNEADRSSEF; encoded by the coding sequence ATGATGGGGGTTGAATTAAGGGGTACACCAAGAGTTGTGGGCAAGGAAGTCTTTGGTAACCTTTATGACTGCGACACTGAGATACTCAAGGATTCTGAGAAGCTAAAGCAGATAGCGGTGCAAGCAACAAAGGAGGGCAACATGACTTTGCTGGACGTGAGGGCTTGGAAGATAGGGGAGGGCGTTAGCGTTGTCGCCATAGTCCTCGAGAGCCACGTCACCATACATACTTGGCCTGAGCATAATTTCGCGACTGTTGACGTTTACTCCTGTGGTAGCCACACCGATCCAAGAAAGGCCTTCAATTACATTGTGACAGAACTTAAAGCCAAAAGGTTCAATGTTAATGAGGCTGATAGGTCATCGGAGTTTTAA
- a CDS encoding DUF211 domain-containing protein, with translation MTIRRIVLDVLKPIRGSSIVDLAERLDNLEGVDGVNISVSDMDVETMGLMVVVEGEDVDFKEVQNILEEEGCAIHSIDEVASGKRLVEGRRGK, from the coding sequence TTGACTATAAGAAGAATTGTCCTAGATGTCCTCAAACCCATAAGGGGTTCGTCCATTGTGGATTTGGCCGAGAGACTGGACAACTTGGAGGGAGTAGATGGAGTTAACATAAGCGTTTCGGACATGGACGTTGAAACCATGGGGCTTATGGTAGTGGTCGAGGGCGAGGATGTGGACTTTAAGGAGGTTCAAAACATTCTAGAGGAGGAGGGCTGTGCAATTCACAGTATAGACGAGGTTGCCAGTGGTAAAAGGCTTGTGGAAGGGAGACGTGGTAAATGA
- a CDS encoding TIGR00269 family protein codes for MKCDNCGVREAEVFQPHTGKRLCRDCFLSDVQERVAREAKKLGVTSVSRVLIAVSGGKDSLVLADTLSKVMDPSKLIAFNIVEGIQGYNREDQVKELYHYLRDLGIELISTSFKTSVGYSLDEMVSSSRARGLNIAACTFCGGFRRKLINQAGRDVKADLVATGHNLDDEAQTIIINLLRGDVRKLMRVGESPLKLSDKFVMRVKPLRKIYEWETTMYAFLKGFKFQEVECPYISARPTMRAKVRDLMYALEEKSPGFLLRLVENFDRIGEEVRRESKLTTLPTCKMCGEPTSFGREYCKNCELLISAGLRPVSS; via the coding sequence ATGAAATGCGATAACTGTGGAGTAAGGGAGGCAGAGGTATTCCAGCCCCACACGGGGAAAAGGCTTTGCAGGGATTGTTTCCTGTCTGATGTGCAGGAGAGAGTAGCGAGGGAAGCAAAGAAACTGGGAGTAACCTCGGTCTCAAGGGTTCTCATAGCTGTCTCAGGTGGAAAGGACAGCCTTGTGCTGGCTGATACGCTATCGAAGGTGATGGACCCAAGTAAGTTAATAGCCTTCAACATAGTTGAGGGCATCCAGGGGTATAACAGGGAGGATCAGGTCAAGGAACTTTATCATTACTTGAGGGACCTAGGAATAGAGTTAATATCAACCTCATTCAAGACCTCGGTTGGCTACTCCCTTGATGAGATGGTTAGCTCCTCAAGGGCTAGGGGGTTGAACATAGCTGCCTGCACGTTCTGTGGCGGGTTTAGGAGGAAATTAATAAATCAGGCTGGGAGGGATGTGAAGGCCGACCTTGTGGCTACAGGCCACAACCTAGATGACGAGGCCCAGACTATTATCATTAACCTACTTCGCGGAGATGTTAGGAAACTAATGAGGGTTGGGGAAAGCCCCCTCAAGTTAAGCGATAAATTTGTCATGAGGGTAAAACCCCTCAGGAAAATATACGAATGGGAGACCACGATGTACGCGTTCTTGAAGGGTTTTAAGTTTCAGGAAGTGGAGTGCCCTTACATCTCGGCGAGACCTACCATGAGAGCTAAGGTGAGGGACCTCATGTACGCCTTGGAGGAGAAATCACCGGGTTTCCTCCTCAGGTTGGTGGAGAACTTCGACAGAATTGGAGAAGAGGTAAGAAGGGAGAGCAAACTTACCACCCTTCCCACATGTAAGATGTGCGGTGAACCAACGAGCTTCGGAAGAGAATACTGTAAGAACTGCGAACTTCTCATCTCTGCGGGACTTAGACCAGTTAGCTCATGA
- a CDS encoding cob(I)yrinic acid a,c-diamide adenosyltransferase, whose amino-acid sequence MFTRTGDKGETSVPKGRIGKDSPLVNFLGDVDEANSFIGLAISRLPWDDMRADLEKVQLDLFALGEDWSTGSEKITMEKVKWLEERTVAYRKESGPVKLFVVPGGSEEASSLHVARAVVRRLERNAVKYSKELEIANKTTIVYLNRLSSMLFAMAIVANLRKGVRERYYDIGKYF is encoded by the coding sequence ATGTTCACAAGGACTGGAGATAAGGGAGAGACTTCTGTACCCAAGGGTAGAATCGGGAAGGATTCTCCACTAGTTAATTTCCTTGGAGATGTTGATGAGGCTAACTCCTTCATTGGGTTAGCAATTTCACGCCTTCCTTGGGATGACATGAGGGCTGATCTGGAGAAAGTTCAGCTTGACCTGTTTGCCCTGGGAGAGGACTGGAGCACCGGTTCTGAGAAAATCACCATGGAGAAAGTGAAATGGCTTGAGGAGAGAACCGTAGCATATAGAAAGGAGAGCGGTCCAGTGAAGCTTTTCGTGGTTCCTGGGGGATCGGAGGAAGCGTCATCACTTCACGTGGCTAGGGCCGTAGTGAGAAGGCTTGAGAGAAACGCCGTAAAGTACTCGAAGGAGCTCGAGATCGCGAACAAGACCACCATCGTGTATCTCAACAGGTTATCCTCGATGCTTTTCGCTATGGCCATTGTGGCAAACCTCAGAAAGGGCGTAAGGGAGAGATACTACGATATTGGAAAGTATTTCTAG